A genomic segment from Propionibacteriaceae bacterium ZF39 encodes:
- the pgi gene encoding glucose-6-phosphate isomerase: MTSAPVDPTTTTAWQTLTELYADFTPDLRGWFASDPNRARSLTFGAADLRVDLSKNLLTPEIARTLIQLGEQVGLPERIEAMFSGERINVTENRSVLHTALRLPRDASLEVEGHDVVPDVHAELDKVYAFADKVRSGEWKGVTGRRIETVVNIGIGGSDLGPVMVYEALKPFGQLGLECRFISNIDPTDVAEKTFGLDPETTLFIVASKTFTTLETLTNARLAKAWLLDSLRASNAIGHHDDAAARAVASHFVAVSTALDKVADFGIDPNNAFGFWDWVGGRYSVDSAIGASIAVFIGPERFAEFLSGFHAMDEHFRTTPIQKNVPALMGLLNVWYVNFCKARTHAVLPYAQYLHRFPAYLQQLTMESNGKSVRWDGTPVTTETGEVFWGEPGTNGQHAFYQLIHQGTQLIPADFIAVVNPARPLRDGDADVHELFLANFFAQTKALAFGKTAEEVRAEGTAEAIVPARVFGGNRPTTSIMAPELSPSVLGQLIALYEHITFTQGIVWGIDSFDQWGVELGKQLAKEITPAVGGDSDALAEQDPSTRALIEYYLEYRV, encoded by the coding sequence ATGACGAGCGCGCCTGTGGACCCGACCACGACAACTGCGTGGCAGACGTTGACCGAGTTGTACGCCGACTTCACCCCTGATCTGCGCGGCTGGTTCGCGTCCGATCCGAACCGGGCCCGGAGCCTGACCTTCGGAGCGGCTGACCTGCGGGTGGATCTCTCCAAGAATCTCCTCACCCCGGAAATCGCCCGGACGCTGATCCAGCTCGGGGAGCAGGTGGGCCTGCCGGAGCGGATCGAGGCCATGTTCTCCGGCGAGCGCATCAACGTCACCGAGAACCGGTCGGTGCTCCACACCGCGCTGCGGCTGCCGCGTGATGCGTCGCTCGAGGTCGAGGGGCACGATGTGGTGCCCGATGTGCATGCCGAGCTCGACAAGGTTTATGCGTTCGCCGACAAGGTCCGCTCCGGGGAATGGAAGGGCGTGACCGGGCGTCGGATCGAGACCGTGGTGAATATCGGCATCGGTGGCTCGGATCTGGGTCCGGTCATGGTTTATGAGGCCCTGAAGCCTTTCGGGCAGCTGGGCCTGGAATGCCGGTTCATCTCCAATATCGATCCGACCGATGTGGCGGAAAAGACGTTCGGGCTCGATCCCGAGACGACGCTTTTCATCGTGGCGTCGAAGACGTTCACGACGCTCGAGACGCTCACCAATGCGCGGTTGGCCAAGGCTTGGCTGCTGGATTCCCTGCGCGCGAGCAATGCGATCGGCCATCACGACGATGCGGCCGCGCGGGCGGTGGCGTCCCACTTCGTGGCGGTGTCGACGGCGCTCGACAAGGTGGCCGACTTCGGGATCGATCCCAACAATGCGTTCGGTTTCTGGGACTGGGTCGGTGGGCGCTATTCGGTCGATTCGGCGATCGGGGCGTCGATCGCCGTGTTCATCGGCCCCGAGCGATTCGCCGAATTCCTGTCGGGATTCCATGCGATGGATGAGCATTTCCGCACCACGCCGATCCAGAAGAACGTGCCGGCGCTGATGGGGCTGCTCAACGTCTGGTATGTCAATTTCTGCAAGGCCAGGACCCACGCCGTACTGCCCTATGCGCAATATCTGCACCGCTTCCCGGCCTATCTGCAGCAGCTGACCATGGAGTCCAACGGCAAGAGCGTGCGCTGGGACGGGACGCCGGTCACGACCGAGACCGGCGAGGTCTTCTGGGGTGAGCCCGGGACCAACGGCCAGCACGCGTTCTATCAGCTCATCCACCAGGGCACGCAGTTGATCCCTGCCGACTTCATCGCCGTGGTGAACCCGGCGCGGCCGCTGCGCGACGGGGATGCCGACGTGCACGAGTTGTTCCTCGCGAACTTCTTCGCCCAGACCAAGGCGCTGGCGTTCGGCAAGACTGCCGAAGAGGTACGCGCGGAGGGCACGGCCGAGGCGATCGTCCCCGCGCGGGTCTTCGGCGGGAACCGGCCGACCACCTCGATCATGGCGCCCGAGTTGTCCCCGTCGGTGTTGGGCCAGCTCATCGCGCTCTATGAGCACATCACCTTCACCCAGGGCATCGTCTGGGGCATCGATTCGTTCGACCAGTGGGGTGTCGAGCTCGGCAAGCAACTGGCGAAGGAGATCACCCCGGCCGTCGGTGGTGACTCCGACGCCCTGGCCGAGCAGGACCCGTCGACCCGGGCGCTGATCGAGTACTACCTCGAATACCGGGTGTGA
- a CDS encoding ElyC/SanA/YdcF family protein produces MPKRPRSRVRRALLTLTALGVAGASVVLGPAAYVKLTARPNTFTVSSVPKAPVALVLGAQIYPDGTPSPYLRGRLDTAKRLYDAGKVRAILVSGDNGDDHYNEPDGMRRYLIRRGVPAKQVVADYAGFDTYDSCVRAKRIFGVNELIVVTQGYHLPRAIATCRLVGIEARGVGDYTTNFGPVWRYGQIRELGANVKMVADVMTRRTPTLGRYETSVDEALGK; encoded by the coding sequence GTGCCAAAACGCCCCCGCAGCCGAGTCCGTCGTGCCCTGTTGACGCTGACCGCGCTGGGAGTCGCGGGTGCTTCTGTTGTCCTCGGCCCGGCGGCGTACGTGAAACTCACCGCCCGGCCCAACACGTTCACGGTCAGCTCGGTGCCCAAGGCTCCCGTGGCGCTCGTCCTCGGAGCCCAGATCTATCCCGATGGCACGCCGTCGCCCTACCTCCGGGGTCGGCTCGACACGGCGAAGCGGCTCTATGACGCCGGCAAGGTTCGCGCGATCCTGGTGTCGGGCGACAACGGCGATGATCATTACAACGAGCCGGACGGGATGCGGCGCTATCTGATCCGCCGGGGCGTACCCGCCAAGCAGGTCGTCGCCGACTACGCCGGCTTCGATACGTATGACTCGTGCGTCCGCGCCAAGCGCATCTTCGGGGTCAACGAGCTCATCGTTGTGACGCAGGGCTATCACCTGCCCCGTGCCATTGCGACGTGTCGCCTGGTCGGGATCGAGGCGCGGGGTGTGGGCGACTACACCACCAACTTCGGGCCCGTCTGGCGTTATGGCCAGATCCGGGAGCTGGGCGCGAACGTCAAGATGGTCGCGGATGTGATGACGAGGCGTACGCCGACCCTCGGCCGCTATGAGACCAGCGTGGACGAGGCGCTGGGCAAATAG
- a CDS encoding pyridoxal phosphate-dependent aminotransferase has translation MKKIIQSRKLANVRYDVRGPILTEAQRLEAEGHKILKLNIGNPAPFGFEAPQSIIADMMHHMPMAQGYSDSKGIYSARTAVAQFYQARGLRNTTVDDIFIGNGVSELITMVLQAFVDEPNEILVPAPDYPLWTGAVSLSGGTPVHYRCDESNGWNPDLEDIESKITENTQALVIINPNNPTGAVYSEATVRALVDIARRHNLVLMSDEIYEKIIFDDAVHHHTASFCEDDVLCLTFSGLSKAYRVCGYRAGWVMVSGAKDRAEDFLEGLTLLANMRMCANVPAQHAIQTALGGYQSIDELIVPGGRFYDQSKLAWKLLNDIPGVSCVEPFGALYCFPRLDPELYPIDDDQEFVLDLLRAKHILVTHGRGFNWFEPDHFRLVTLPDTDVLTEAIGRISDFLETRR, from the coding sequence ATGAAGAAGATCATCCAGAGCCGCAAGCTGGCGAACGTGCGTTATGACGTGCGCGGACCCATCCTCACGGAGGCCCAGCGGCTCGAGGCCGAGGGTCACAAGATCCTCAAGCTCAACATCGGCAACCCCGCGCCGTTCGGATTCGAGGCGCCGCAGTCGATCATCGCCGACATGATGCACCACATGCCGATGGCCCAGGGCTATTCGGATTCGAAGGGCATCTATTCCGCCCGCACCGCGGTCGCGCAGTTCTATCAGGCCCGCGGCCTGCGCAACACGACCGTCGACGACATCTTCATCGGCAACGGGGTGTCCGAGCTGATCACGATGGTCCTGCAGGCGTTCGTGGATGAGCCGAACGAGATCCTCGTGCCGGCGCCGGACTATCCGCTGTGGACGGGCGCGGTGTCGCTCTCCGGGGGTACGCCCGTGCACTACCGCTGCGACGAGTCGAACGGATGGAACCCCGATCTCGAGGACATCGAGTCGAAGATCACCGAGAACACCCAGGCGCTCGTCATCATCAACCCCAACAACCCGACCGGGGCGGTCTATTCGGAAGCCACGGTCCGGGCGCTCGTCGACATCGCCCGGCGGCACAACCTGGTCCTGATGTCGGACGAGATCTACGAAAAGATCATCTTCGACGACGCCGTCCATCATCACACCGCGAGCTTCTGCGAGGACGACGTCCTGTGCCTGACGTTCTCGGGGCTGTCGAAGGCCTATCGCGTATGTGGCTATCGCGCCGGGTGGGTCATGGTCTCGGGCGCCAAGGATCGGGCCGAGGACTTCCTCGAGGGCCTGACGCTGCTCGCCAACATGCGCATGTGCGCCAACGTCCCGGCCCAGCACGCGATCCAGACCGCCCTCGGCGGCTATCAGTCGATCGATGAGCTGATCGTCCCCGGCGGCCGGTTCTATGACCAGTCCAAGCTGGCCTGGAAACTGCTCAACGACATCCCGGGTGTCTCGTGCGTCGAGCCGTTCGGCGCGCTGTATTGCTTCCCGCGCCTCGATCCCGAGCTCTATCCCATCGATGATGACCAGGAGTTCGTGCTCGACCTGCTCCGGGCCAAGCACATCCTCGTCACGCATGGTCGTGGCTTCAACTGGTTCGAACCCGACCACTTCCGGCTGGTCACCCTGCCCGACACCGACGTCCTCACCGAGGCCATCGGCCGGATCTCCGACTTCCTGGAGACGCGCCGCTGA
- a CDS encoding SDR family oxidoreductase: MDLGLRDRVVGVTGGTRGIGRAVVDALVAEGARVAVCARGAAGLDELARAHDPDRVMLAQGDVRDEEFVGRWVSEVAGRFGRLDGIVANAGAGTTGGVRETGFEDFADQYAGRVGPILSLVRQALPELRRSDAGRVVIVNAVSAHRPDASMAAVSLARASVASLVALLAEDLAETDIRVNAVNLGMIATDRQRERHVTSGSDLAYADWLREQARTRGIPVGRPGTPDEVAPWVLMFLSPLAAYTTGTAVDVSGGLGARP, from the coding sequence ATGGACCTGGGGCTCCGGGATCGGGTGGTGGGGGTCACGGGCGGTACGCGCGGGATCGGCCGCGCGGTTGTGGACGCGCTGGTGGCCGAGGGCGCCCGGGTTGCGGTGTGTGCTCGCGGGGCCGCCGGGCTCGACGAACTCGCTCGGGCCCACGACCCTGATCGGGTGATGCTCGCGCAGGGCGATGTGCGCGACGAGGAGTTCGTGGGCCGGTGGGTATCGGAGGTGGCAGGCAGGTTCGGCCGCCTCGACGGGATTGTGGCCAACGCCGGGGCGGGAACGACCGGAGGCGTGAGGGAGACGGGGTTCGAGGACTTCGCGGATCAGTACGCCGGCCGCGTCGGCCCCATCCTCAGCCTGGTGCGGCAGGCTCTCCCCGAGCTGAGGCGTTCGGATGCAGGCCGGGTCGTGATCGTCAACGCAGTCAGCGCTCACCGACCGGATGCGTCGATGGCCGCCGTGAGCCTGGCCCGGGCCTCTGTGGCGTCGCTCGTAGCCCTGCTCGCCGAAGACCTTGCCGAGACCGACATCCGGGTCAACGCCGTCAATCTCGGCATGATCGCCACCGACCGGCAGCGCGAACGACACGTGACCAGCGGGAGCGACCTGGCGTACGCGGATTGGCTGCGCGAGCAGGCGCGGACCCGCGGGATTCCGGTCGGCCGACCCGGCACCCCCGACGAGGTCGCGCCCTGGGTTCTGATGTTTCTTTCCCCGCTGGCGGCGTACACGACCGGGACCGCCGTCGACGTGTCCGGTGGCCTGGGAGCCCGCCCCTAG
- a CDS encoding hemolysin family protein, with product MTNTTAFLIALALLFANAFFVGAEFALVSVRRTAIEEAASAGKPGARFTLRAIENVTLMMAGAQLGITMCSLGLGAIAEPAIAHSLKPVFAWARVPEAFVHPVAFVVAMALVVFFHMTIGEMVPKNIAIAQPARSALILGPPMYVIAMILSPLLWLMNGLANLVLLIIRVKPTREVASTITTDEVSSYLAESAEVGLLEENEERLLSGALLMTEAKVREVMVPIERLVWLGSQPTASEAERAGVEHGFSRFPVRDDDGSWLGYLHLKDVLDLIDSSPQAIVPPARIRQMVRVDPETPLPEALTAMQRSGVHLAIVVSDNPDTKDDGVLGVAMLEDVMETMVGRVDHPAPVSE from the coding sequence ATGACCAATACCACTGCTTTCCTGATCGCCCTGGCGCTGTTGTTCGCCAACGCCTTCTTCGTGGGCGCGGAGTTCGCGCTCGTTTCCGTGCGCCGGACCGCCATCGAGGAGGCGGCATCAGCCGGCAAGCCCGGGGCCCGGTTCACCCTGCGGGCGATCGAGAACGTCACGCTGATGATGGCGGGTGCCCAGTTGGGCATCACGATGTGTTCGCTCGGTCTCGGTGCGATCGCCGAACCCGCGATCGCCCACTCGCTGAAACCCGTCTTCGCCTGGGCCCGGGTCCCGGAAGCGTTCGTGCATCCGGTCGCCTTCGTCGTGGCCATGGCGCTGGTGGTGTTCTTCCACATGACGATCGGCGAGATGGTGCCCAAGAACATCGCAATCGCCCAGCCCGCCCGCTCGGCTCTGATCCTCGGCCCGCCGATGTATGTCATTGCCATGATCCTCAGCCCCCTCCTCTGGCTGATGAACGGCCTGGCCAACCTGGTCCTGCTGATCATCCGCGTGAAGCCCACCCGCGAGGTCGCGTCGACCATCACGACCGACGAGGTGTCCAGCTATCTCGCCGAGTCCGCCGAGGTCGGCCTCCTGGAGGAGAACGAGGAGCGGCTGCTGAGCGGTGCGCTGCTCATGACCGAGGCGAAGGTGCGCGAGGTCATGGTGCCGATCGAGCGGCTCGTCTGGCTGGGCTCCCAGCCGACAGCGAGCGAGGCCGAGCGGGCCGGTGTCGAGCATGGGTTCTCCCGCTTCCCCGTGCGCGATGACGACGGCTCCTGGCTGGGCTATCTCCATCTCAAGGACGTGCTCGACCTGATCGACTCCAGCCCGCAGGCGATCGTGCCCCCGGCGCGGATCCGGCAGATGGTGAGGGTCGATCCCGAGACCCCACTACCCGAGGCCCTCACGGCCATGCAGCGATCGGGCGTACACCTCGCGATCGTCGTCAGCGACAACCCCGACACGAAGGACGACGGCGTGCTCGGTGTCGCCATGCTCGAGGACGTCATGGAGACCATGGTCGGCCGGGTCGATCACCCGGCGCCCGTATCGGAATAG
- a CDS encoding hemolysin family protein: MTEWILLGLVLLLIAAGGFFVAAEFALVTVDRPAVRRAAADGDRPAVSVQKALASLSTQLSSCQLGITVTSLVVGFIAEPSIARLLQRGPLKGMGLSEAAALPISLTAAFLIATVTQMVFGELVPKNWALAEPMRLSRLVATPHRAFTLVSRPLLWVLQGSSNWMVRRLGIEPQEEMASGHSPRELSALAERSAREGTIDGGLAARMSRSALLGERFAADAMTPRARVTFIDDDDPVSKLLRLSRRAGHSRYVVIGDSTDDILGVVHFRDALSVPADERSSTPVTAILQEVRAVPASMPLDNVLEELRGGMQLAVVIDEFGGTDGIITLEDLMEELVGEISDEQDIPEERVTPLADHRWKVSGLLRPDEVPSLAGIELPEGQASETLGGLVTELLERFCVVGDSVTVEARDLTDLDDDGIPTPVQATLTVLSIDGHRVKELELTAEATGDQS; encoded by the coding sequence ATGACTGAATGGATACTGCTGGGACTGGTCCTGCTCCTCATTGCGGCCGGCGGGTTTTTCGTGGCGGCCGAGTTTGCGCTGGTGACGGTGGATCGACCGGCAGTACGCCGGGCTGCGGCCGACGGCGACCGTCCGGCGGTGTCGGTCCAGAAGGCACTGGCATCGCTGTCCACCCAGTTGTCGAGCTGTCAGCTCGGCATCACGGTGACGAGCCTCGTCGTGGGCTTCATCGCGGAGCCATCGATCGCGCGGCTCCTACAGCGGGGGCCACTCAAGGGGATGGGCCTGTCCGAGGCCGCCGCGCTGCCGATCTCGCTGACCGCGGCGTTCCTCATCGCGACGGTGACCCAGATGGTGTTCGGCGAGCTGGTGCCGAAGAACTGGGCGCTCGCCGAACCCATGCGTCTGTCCCGCCTGGTGGCGACGCCCCACCGGGCGTTCACCTTGGTGTCCCGTCCGCTGCTGTGGGTGTTGCAGGGGTCGTCCAACTGGATGGTGCGCCGGCTGGGGATCGAGCCGCAGGAGGAGATGGCGTCGGGCCATTCCCCTCGTGAGCTGAGCGCCCTGGCCGAGCGGTCCGCGCGCGAGGGCACCATCGACGGTGGTCTCGCGGCCCGCATGTCGCGATCGGCCCTGCTGGGTGAGCGGTTCGCGGCCGACGCCATGACCCCACGGGCCCGCGTCACGTTCATCGACGACGACGACCCGGTGAGCAAGCTGTTGCGCCTGTCCCGGCGGGCCGGCCATTCGCGCTATGTCGTGATCGGCGATTCCACCGACGACATTCTCGGGGTGGTGCATTTCCGCGATGCGCTGTCCGTCCCGGCGGACGAGCGATCGAGTACGCCGGTCACGGCGATCCTCCAGGAGGTTCGTGCGGTGCCGGCGTCCATGCCCCTCGACAACGTCCTGGAAGAGCTGCGCGGCGGGATGCAGCTGGCCGTCGTGATCGATGAGTTCGGCGGCACCGACGGGATCATCACGCTCGAGGACCTCATGGAGGAACTCGTCGGCGAGATCTCCGACGAACAGGACATCCCCGAGGAGCGCGTCACTCCTCTGGCCGATCATCGCTGGAAGGTGTCCGGGTTGTTGCGACCCGACGAGGTGCCATCACTGGCGGGGATCGAACTGCCCGAAGGACAGGCGTCGGAGACCTTGGGCGGGCTCGTGACCGAGCTGCTGGAACGCTTCTGCGTGGTGGGCGACTCGGTCACCGTGGAGGCCCGTGACCTGACGGACCTCGACGACGACGGCATCCCGACCCCGGTGCAGGCCACCCTGACGGTCCTCTCGATTGATGGTCACCGCGTCAAGGAACTCGAGCTCACCGCCGAGGCCACGGGGGATCAGTCATGA
- a CDS encoding NAD(P)/FAD-dependent oxidoreductase, which yields MFRNRAVVVGAGPNGLAAAIVLARAGMDVTVFEAESEAGGATRSAPVFGPGTIVDLGSAAHPLGVSSPFLRSLDLERHGLRWIHPDIPAAHPLEDRPAALLHASLDRTAAELGRDGRSWRWLLGSSVRHWDRLTETLLGPLVRIPRDPLVLGDFGVCAVAPATALARLAFSDEPARALFAGCAAHSFVPLHHPLTSAFGLLLAAAAHSRGWPVAQGGSRAIARALVAELEAHGGRVVTDHPVADLAELGPADLTLLDIGPRAALDLLGDRLPSRVARAFRAWRYGPSAHKVDYLLDGPVPWTDERVGGAGTVHLGGTMAEIAEAESLVAQGRHPERPYVLLCQQSVADATRVPPGQQVVYAYAHTPRASADPATGQRIDAQIERFAPGFRDRILARVETPPAALERFDRNLVDGDIIGGSIIGTQQVLRPRATLQPYSLGVPGVFLCSASTPPGGGVHGMSGYHAARAALASLHRGSRDRSAGGRVGE from the coding sequence ATGTTCCGAAACCGGGCCGTCGTCGTGGGCGCGGGGCCGAATGGGCTGGCCGCGGCGATCGTGCTCGCGCGGGCGGGGATGGACGTCACGGTTTTCGAGGCCGAGTCGGAAGCCGGGGGAGCGACCCGGTCGGCGCCGGTGTTCGGCCCCGGCACGATCGTCGATCTGGGCTCGGCGGCGCATCCGCTCGGGGTCTCCAGTCCGTTCCTGCGGAGCCTTGATCTGGAGCGGCATGGGCTGCGCTGGATCCACCCCGACATCCCAGCCGCGCATCCGCTCGAGGACCGGCCCGCGGCGCTCCTGCATGCGTCCCTCGACCGCACGGCTGCCGAGTTGGGTCGGGACGGCCGGAGTTGGCGGTGGCTCCTCGGGTCGTCCGTGCGGCACTGGGATCGGCTGACCGAGACCCTGCTCGGGCCCTTGGTGCGGATCCCGCGGGATCCGCTGGTGCTGGGGGATTTCGGGGTATGCGCGGTTGCGCCCGCGACGGCCCTCGCGCGGCTCGCGTTCTCGGACGAACCGGCCCGGGCCCTGTTCGCGGGCTGTGCCGCCCACTCCTTCGTGCCGTTGCACCATCCGCTCACGTCGGCGTTCGGGCTGTTGTTGGCCGCCGCCGCGCACTCCCGGGGTTGGCCCGTGGCCCAAGGGGGATCCCGGGCGATCGCGCGGGCGTTGGTGGCCGAACTCGAGGCGCACGGTGGGCGGGTGGTGACCGATCATCCGGTGGCGGACCTCGCCGAGCTCGGCCCGGCAGACCTGACCCTGCTCGACATCGGCCCGCGCGCGGCGCTCGACCTTCTGGGTGATCGACTCCCCTCGAGGGTCGCGCGGGCGTTCCGGGCCTGGCGCTATGGCCCGTCCGCTCACAAGGTCGACTATCTCCTCGACGGGCCGGTGCCGTGGACCGATGAGCGCGTAGGGGGCGCAGGGACCGTGCATCTCGGCGGCACCATGGCGGAGATCGCCGAGGCCGAGTCGTTGGTCGCACAGGGCCGCCATCCCGAGCGGCCCTATGTCCTGCTCTGCCAACAGAGCGTGGCCGACGCGACCCGAGTGCCGCCCGGGCAACAGGTCGTCTATGCGTACGCCCACACGCCGCGCGCCAGCGCCGACCCGGCCACGGGGCAGCGGATCGATGCGCAGATCGAACGGTTCGCCCCCGGGTTCCGCGATCGGATCCTTGCCCGCGTGGAGACCCCGCCCGCCGCGCTGGAGCGGTTCGACCGCAATCTCGTCGACGGCGACATCATCGGCGGATCGATCATCGGCACGCAACAGGTCCTGCGACCGAGAGCGACGCTGCAGCCCTATTCGCTCGGCGTACCCGGCGTCTTTCTCTGCTCCGCCTCCACCCCACCCGGCGGCGGCGTCCACGGCATGTCCGGCTATCACGCGGCCCGGGCTGCGTTGGCGTCGCTCCACCGCGGTTCACGGGACCGTTCCGCTGGTGGGCGCGTGGGAGAATGA
- the argS gene encoding arginine--tRNA ligase, which translates to MTVVSSLPSELNARVQAVAGIDPELRAATKPQFGHFQSNVALRLAKSEGKLPREIAQRIVDSLDVADLCEPLEIAGPGFINFRLRNEVLAGAAEAVRTDPAAGIVQHGESQNVIIDYSSPNVAKQMHVGHLRTTIIGDCFNRVLTAVGNNVLPQNHIGDWGTQFGMLIEQILEEGTDVSALSLEDAEALYKRAASHFKDDEDFATRARQRVVTLQSGDEESLTIWRQLIETSKVGFNEAYARLNVLLTDDHLAGESIYNEMLPDVVADLEARGVAVVDDGALCIFTDGFEAPLIVRKRDGGYGYATTDMAAIRYRVNELKGDRLIYVTDARQAGHFAQVFAAARKAGYLLDNVVAQHIGYGMVLGSDNRPFKTRDGSAATLSSLLDAAEENAAPEIALAAIKYADLSSGLQKDYVFDPERMTKTTGDTGPYLQYAHARCNQILRTAEAENLTVGPITVVDEPQEQNLAMALSRFGEVVDQLAAELQPHKLCTYLFELATAFSVFYEHCPVLKSDGDTRTSRLGLVAATRDVLAKGLGLLGIAAPERM; encoded by the coding sequence ATGACCGTCGTGTCTTCCTTGCCCTCAGAGTTGAACGCCCGCGTGCAGGCCGTGGCCGGCATCGATCCCGAGCTGCGCGCTGCGACGAAGCCCCAGTTCGGTCATTTCCAGTCCAACGTCGCGTTGCGCCTGGCCAAGTCCGAGGGCAAGCTCCCGCGCGAGATTGCGCAGCGGATCGTGGACTCACTCGATGTTGCCGACCTGTGCGAGCCGCTGGAGATCGCAGGTCCGGGATTCATCAACTTCCGGCTGCGCAACGAGGTGCTCGCCGGGGCCGCGGAGGCGGTTCGCACGGATCCCGCCGCCGGCATCGTTCAGCACGGCGAATCGCAGAACGTGATCATCGACTATTCGAGCCCCAACGTGGCCAAGCAGATGCACGTCGGCCACCTGCGGACGACGATCATCGGCGACTGCTTCAATCGCGTGCTGACAGCGGTCGGCAACAACGTGCTCCCGCAGAACCACATCGGTGACTGGGGTACGCAGTTCGGCATGCTCATCGAGCAGATCCTCGAAGAGGGCACCGACGTGTCGGCGCTGTCGCTTGAGGACGCGGAGGCGCTCTACAAGCGCGCGGCTTCGCACTTCAAGGATGACGAGGACTTCGCGACCCGGGCGCGGCAGCGGGTGGTGACCCTGCAGTCGGGCGACGAGGAGTCGCTGACCATCTGGCGGCAGCTGATCGAGACGTCGAAGGTCGGGTTCAACGAGGCGTACGCCCGCCTCAACGTCCTGCTCACCGACGACCACCTGGCCGGGGAATCGATCTACAACGAGATGTTGCCCGACGTCGTCGCCGACCTGGAGGCGCGCGGTGTGGCGGTGGTCGACGACGGAGCTCTGTGCATCTTCACCGATGGCTTCGAGGCGCCCCTGATCGTGCGGAAACGCGATGGTGGTTATGGGTACGCCACCACCGACATGGCCGCCATCCGCTATCGCGTCAACGAGCTCAAGGGCGACCGGCTGATCTATGTCACCGACGCCCGGCAGGCCGGCCACTTTGCGCAGGTCTTCGCGGCTGCCCGCAAGGCCGGCTATCTGCTGGACAACGTGGTGGCCCAGCACATCGGCTACGGCATGGTCCTCGGCTCCGACAACCGGCCGTTCAAGACCCGCGACGGATCCGCCGCCACGCTGTCGAGCCTGCTGGATGCGGCCGAGGAGAACGCGGCACCGGAGATCGCGCTGGCGGCCATCAAGTACGCCGACCTGTCCTCCGGCCTGCAGAAGGACTACGTGTTCGACCCCGAGCGCATGACCAAGACGACCGGCGACACGGGCCCCTATCTGCAGTACGCCCATGCCCGCTGCAACCAGATCCTCCGCACGGCCGAGGCCGAGAACCTGACCGTCGGCCCGATCACCGTGGTGGACGAGCCCCAGGAACAGAACCTGGCCATGGCCCTGTCGCGGTTCGGCGAGGTTGTCGACCAGCTCGCCGCCGAGCTGCAGCCCCACAAGCTCTGCACCTACCTGTTCGAGCTGGCGACCGCGTTCTCGGTCTTCTATGAACACTGTCCCGTGCTCAAGAGCGACGGCGACACCCGGACCTCGCGCCTCGGCCTGGTCGCCGCCACGCGTGACGTGCTCGCCAAGGGCCTGGGCCTGCTGGGCATCGCCGCGCCCGAGCGCATGTGA
- a CDS encoding HPr family phosphocarrier protein: protein MPSTTVIVGSEVGLHARPAAIIAEAAEKYEAEITLAVDGEEPVDATSPLLIMTLGAEKGASVTVDSEDEAAVAEIAALVEKDLDAE, encoded by the coding sequence ATGCCCAGCACCACCGTCATCGTCGGTTCCGAAGTCGGCCTCCACGCCCGTCCGGCCGCGATCATCGCGGAGGCCGCCGAGAAATACGAGGCTGAGATCACCCTGGCCGTCGACGGCGAGGAGCCTGTCGACGCCACCAGCCCTCTGCTCATCATGACCCTGGGCGCCGAGAAGGGTGCCAGCGTCACCGTGGACTCCGAAGACGAGGCCGCCGTCGCCGAGATCGCGGCGCTCGTCGAAAAGGATCTCGACGCCGAGTGA